In Rhinolophus ferrumequinum isolate MPI-CBG mRhiFer1 chromosome 3, mRhiFer1_v1.p, whole genome shotgun sequence, the DNA window TGCGAAGCCTACTTTTCATGGTTCCTTACCATCACGTCACCTTTGGCCTCGAAGAGAGAGTGCAAAGCAAATTCAGAATTGGTCCCTCCACCTGGCAATGCACTTGAACAGCAAAAATTCAGGAGATTCTCCACTGTTGGGAACAAAAGGCCACTGCATTAGCGAGAGCTCAGTATCACGGAAAAACACACAGATCCTGGAGCCAGACATCCCTGGGAGAGAATCAAGCCTTCCCCTCCCACTTCTTCCCACATGCCAATACCTCTTTGCTGGAGGTCATGGTTTTCCAGCTCCGGCCAGGGCTTCCAGACCAGTGTGGCCTTGTGTGTGTCCTGGGCCAGGGCAGAGACATCCTGGAGTTCTGGGATCTCTGCTTGGAATCTCAAACCAATGTTGATGCGTCTTTAAtgacaacaagaaaaacaacagtgTGGTCTTCAATTTGAGGCCAAGGGTAACTGacagaaacttgaaaaagaaggaaaccgGTTCCTTCTGCAAGAAGAATGTCGGGGCATTTCCTCACAGTGTGAGCCTAAGATTCCAGGCATGGCCTTTTCACTGGGATAAGGAACAGCTTTAAGAttggggagaaaaattaaaaaaaaaaaaaaaagattggggaGAGATGCGGGAAGGAGCAAGAGAGAAGTCAGCCTGGGGCTTCATAGCTCTAGAACTGagaaacagagggtgccaagtcCAAGAGAACAGCTGCCCAGGACATAACTGATGACACCAtttaaccaggaaaaaaatgggaCAAATACAAagtgcttatttcatttttttaatccgTTTCAGATCACTTTCGCATGAATTATGCCATCTTAACTTCACAAAGACCTGTGGTGTAACCAAGGCAGTgataattattcccatttaataGGTGAGTTAACTAAAGCCTAGAAAGGTTAATTTGATTAAGATCAAATAACAAAATGGTGCAGGAACTCAGGTTTTCTGATTCCTGACTCAATCTACTCATCACTCTACCATAGGGTCATTTCTGTGCTTATCCATGAAAAGAACtactttcctctccttttataCCCCTCACCACCCACCCACTACTCAACAAGCCTGTTTGGAGGACTGGCCAAGAATCTTagggaggggatgggggaagCAAGGACATTTGAAAGAAGCCTCATAGAGAGCTGGGCACCGTAAGAGAGATGCCTCAATGTCACTGGGGATGTGAAAACATGTGGCCACAACCCAACTGGCCTACGGAGCCGGAGATGGGGATGCCCTAAACACAGGGCTTCGTGCTTTACTATTTAGACTTTGGCAAAGGTCTCAGAACACCGGCAATGACCAGGAAACAATGGTACTCGAGAAATACCATGATCCATGATCCTGTAATTTCTACAACTTCTCCCTCAGTGGACACTCTGACCCCAGGAGTAATAACTCCACTTCTCAAAGCTCCTCATCCCTTTCCTCAGCTGAGGCTTAGGTTCTCAAGAATAATTGGCTTTTCCTTACGGTTCAACATCAATGGTATGCTCTCCAGGCCCAGGGGTGACTGTCACATTGCTGCCATCGATGCTGTCTGAAGCACAAAAACCAGAGGTCACTGGTCAACAGGGAAAAGGTGttgaagaaactaaaacaaatgaGCAGTTACCTACACAGTTACATTAGGGCTCTCGCCTTTCTGTCCACCCCAGAGGTACTCCCAACTGTCTGCGAGGAGCTGGATGGAGTGTGGTGCCAACTGGCTTAGGGTTACCCATTTCTCTCCTCCGGGTAAGGAGAAACCAGCTGTCCCACTCTGGCCTGCTAAGCTGTATTGTTTCTATGAAACTATTCTTGCTCTAGAAAGAGAGCCTGGCTATAGACTTCTCTATccttgatttacttattttattttttaaaatagaaacgtttattttttttttgggggggggaatattggggaacagtgtgtttttccaggacccatcagctccatgtcaaattatttttcaatctagttgtgggggcggggggaggtgcagctcactggcccatgtgggacccgaaccagcgaccttggtgttatgagcaccgtgctctaaccactggGCAAACCAGCCACCCactggtggctcagctccaagctgaAGGTGTCatcttcaatcttagttgtggagggcgcagctgggAATCCAACCATCAACCTTGTTGTGAAGAGCTcccgctctaatcaactgagccatccggctggcCCCGCCCCCCCATCCTTGATTTTTATACAGGCTTCGTCTTACTTATCATACCTAGTCCTTTTTGAAGTCTACTTAGCACATTTATTTTGGGTGTCTTACACGATTATCCACAGCAGTCTTATTTAGTGTATGCACACTTCAACTGTTTCCTTATCTCAAAGAGACTGTAATTATCGCTTTACGGGTTTGTCTCCCCAACCAGACTGTGATTCCCTGAGGATAAATACACATTTAATTCTAAGTATTTCTAGTATatctagtacagtgcctggtacatagagCAGAAATGCTACAGAAGTTTGTGGCACGAGACAACTCAAGAAAGTGAGACCTCCCAGGGTAGTGCCCAGCACAGGCAGGGGTGAAATCCCGGGGACCCCCGAGGAGGAGCAGGGGGCAACTCACTGGAGCGACACAGCAGCACTCGCGGTGTGGGCGTCAGGGGCGTCAGAGGCAGCTGGGGGTGGGCGCCGGGGCCGTGCCCCGAGATGAGGACATTGCTGAAAAGCCCCGAGCCCTGGCGCACTGGGCTTAGCATGGGCGGGGGCGTGTAGGGGGGCAGCTCGTGGGCGGGGTCCAGGAGCAGGTGGTCCCCCAGCACGCGCGGGGAGCGCAGCTGGCTCTGGTACAGGGTGGCGCCCGAGTAGGAGGGCGCAGGGTTGGGGTTGTACGAGGGCGGTGGCGGGATGAACAGCGGCTCTGGCCGGTGCCGGAACTTTTTCTTCTCAGGTACGATCTTGAGCGGCTCTTCAGCTTTGGCCACGCCAGGCTGATGCTTCCGGGGAATGTCCTATAATGGGGACAATGATCTGATTCAAACACGAATGCGTTCCTCACAGACCGATTCCACAGGGTGAGGGAAGGGGGAACTTTCATTCTCACGGGGACCCCCTTCCACTTGTCTGACCCCAGCATCCTCTGCCTTAAGAAACAGCCACATCCGTTTTCCGACAAGGCAAGTTCTGGTGGCTTGACCAAGAGAAAACTGGTTTTGGAGGAAATCCCTACCGTCTGCAGAGACATGGGGTTGGTAGGAATACTGGGTGggccagaaagaagaaattcaCATTCTTTCTTGCTTATCACTGCATTCCCATCTGGTGTGTGGAATCCAGCTGAGTGGGCCCTTTAATTCCCCATTGCTCCCAGGGGACAAATATCAGGGACAGAGAACACATGCTCTGAGAAGGGGACAGAATAACCTATCAGGGAAGCTGGGCAGAGGCTGtggggcaggaagaggagggTCAGGCCTCGCCAAGGCTCCCAGGGCCAGTGACCCACACTGGGCCTTCCTTTGAGGTAACTTGAGGGCTGAGGGAGAGCCCTCTTAAAAAGCCCAGCTCATGTGCTCTCCTAATAACGGATCTGGTTCACCTCCCCCCTCAGCACCCCTCCACTACTGCTCCCAGCAATGGTGGCACATGTGTAGCAAGCCCTTTTCCTACAGTGACTTCCTGTCAGGGGGGTTAGTTTATTTTATGGCAGCAGAACCAAGTATAGTCTGGAAAGAAGATCTAGTAATAAGTAAACATATGCACGTAAATAGATAAGCAGGGCATGCCGAAGCCAAACAAACAGACTTGGGTTGTGTGCCAGCATCAGCCCAGGAAAACCACAAGAGCCACGTGTGGCTGCAGAGGCAGCTGTGAAGTTGGGAGAGGCTGAGGAGATACCTGCAGGAAGGTTCTGGGCAGTCTGTGGTAACTTCCCAGGTCGTGCAGGACAGTGCCTGTCACAACTGCAGTCCTTGGCAATTCCTGAGCCCAGGGTGGCGCCTGAGTAGAAGGCAGCAGGGGTTGATGGGAAGGGCTGGTCATGGTCATGTGACCAACTGTCTCCAAGTCATGTGACCTGCCCCAGTACCCCTCAGTTCTGggctccttttccctctctctctctgagccccTGCTGCTGCCTTCAGCACTGCAGGCTgccctctcctctttctccctcagcTTCATAGTCTTCTGGATGCTGTCCCATCCCCTAGGAGGGGAGTCTAGGAAAGCAGGGAGGTACGTAAACGAGGAGGGGCAGAGGGCTCCTAGGCTCCCCAGCTCACCCTCCTTCACCACAAGAGGGCTATTCACCCCCTGAAGCTGAGGAAGACAGAGGGGACtgaggagagtggggagaggatgCACGTGCTCCCCAACTTGGGGAGCAATCCCAAAACTTTACACCCTGTTCCTAAGTGACTGATGAGGTCATCTGAGCACATGCTGACCTCACACGTGACTTCAACCCTGCACCGGAATCCAGACCTCTGATCACAGGTCCAAAGGTACCTTTTGGGCTCCTTTACTTGAGGTCCTACTACTCCAGTGCTAAACCCAGATTTTCGGATCCTCCAGGCAAGGCTCTAAGACCCGGGCCACAGAAGCCACCCAGAATGTCAGACCTGGATGTCACTTGAGAGGACGCATTTATAGTGTTCTACCCCTAacaagctattattttttttctaatttatttatttatttaaatatggaatgcttcacgaatttgcatgtcatccttgcgcagggacCATGCTGATCTTCTCtatatcgttccaattttagaatacgtgctgccaaagcgagcaccTTACCGAGCTATTTAGATTCTGGAGGCAGGGCTAAGCACTGAAtggttttaaaagctccccattGAGTCCAACCCCTGATGGactggggagaaactgaggctctgagaagagGAGGGTGTCAGCTGCCTGTGTCCTAGCGGGGTACGAGCAGTGTTGGAACTAGAACTCAGGGCTCctctacaaatattttaaaacattttaaaaatatttaaaaaatgttttagatatttaaaatatctttaaaaactcaaagattttaatttctttacatcAAGTGTCACGTACTCAATCCCACCTACATGCTTCCACTTGAGCTTATCTCCCCACTTACGATGGTCTCACCCTTTCCACAAAGCCAAGTTCATCTCCGCCTTCAAAACCCTGCTCAGCACTCCCCTTGTGATGATCTGAGCAAACTCATACCAAACTCCCTTGCCTCTCCCTAGTTCCTACTCTAGCTACCCATGTGTATCCCCTCCAGCTACACCCAGGGCTGCCCTGGTCTTTATCTGTCTTGAATTGGGGTGGGTACGCTGCCTGGGGCTTCGCCTCCTGTGTGACTCGGAACCATCTCTCACAGCTTCAGGCTGCTGAGTTCTCCAAGGGCAGAAACTGTCTCTCCCACCAAATCAGGAACTTGCTGGGCAAAGAGGGAGTCTGGCTATATCATGTCATCTCTCTGCCTGTTGCTGGCCTTAACCCTGCCAACTTATGAGAATCCTCACCCCCAGAATTCTCCATCAGTCTCTCCTCTTCTGAGGCTTTGATATtacatagaaaatttaaaaaaagctctttctggacttttctcttctcttaatTAACCTCCCTACTCCTGATCTGGCCCTACCCCACCTTCATGCGTCCTAGAACCCCAGCAACCACCTATTCTTGGAcaaatatgacccagcaacctcTTGTGAGGAGGGGACAAATCTGATGTAATCAACAATGTGGGTTACAGACtcactgggggagggagggagggagggagggagggagggagggaaagagagagagagagacaaaagagATAGAGATCTCTGTTTCAGAGCCAAGCTGAGCTACTTGGGTGAAGTACTTggaatttgagaaagaaaaagaaaagtgagcaGTGAGTAAGAAACACAAATCTCTTTGCTTTCCTGAGATTGGGGGTGGGTGTTTCTCAGTGGAATTCCTTTGGAGACCTTAATGAATTAGGTCCTCCAAGGGTATTTACACAGATGTGATGCTGAAAATATTAAGCATCTGGTATGACCGACCATCAGAATGGATGCCAAGGCTATTTACTGCCTGAAGGGGTTGTATCTTTGGTTGTTGAATTTGGGGAGCTCTGGAGATGCTGTGGGAGGAGCCAGGGTCCTGGGCAGTAGCTACTTATTATCTGGGCTAATACTTCTATATTTCAATAACTGTGATGACCAGTGATCATCTCCGTTTCAGTGCGGGAACACCATCAGGTCTCTCAGGATCTAACCCAGACCATTCGCCTGGTAGAGTACCAGGTGTTTCCTGGGTATCGAGCAGTGTGGACAAGGATGGGATTCCCCAGGCAGCCTTGGGGGCTCAGTGCTGAGAGGCCAACCCCTCTCTGAGCTCAGGCCAGGGACCCTGGGATGATGGTCTGTCCCCATCTCCAAGAAAGCAAAGGGATGTCCCCACCCCAGGCAGGTGGGGCAGAGCAGCAACTCACAGCAGGCGTGCAGGGGACAGCCCCTTGGGGTGAGTGTGGGGGAGAGAGGGTCATCCTCACGAGCACGGGCATCTCGTCGTCCGACATCGAACTGGCTGGCTTGTCTCTGGCGGAGGGGGCAGCAACGACGCTGTTGGCGAAGCCCTGAGAGCCGGGCTTGGGTGCGAGAAGCTTGACAGGGACAGACACGGGCATGACCATAGGCGTGAGGCTTTCTGCCTCGGGagggagcggcggcggcggcggtggcggcggagGCTGCAGTGGCTGAGGCGGAGGTGGCGgggccttctctccttcctcctacaCAGACAATAAAGGCTTTCATCCCGGGCTGAGAGCAGCTCTCACGGGGGGACGCACTGGGCTTTTCCTGGGAGCTTCCAGGACATCATGCGTGGGTGACAGAGGACCACGGCACGGTGGTTTCCTTCCTGCAACTCGGGGTTCCTGGGCTTAAGGGACGCCAGTCGGCAGTGGACACCACCACGCATTCTGTTGTCTCAACACATCCTGACCGTGCATCCTTTGTGTATTAATACAAATCTTAATAGTTTTGGTGGTGGTCACGGCTTTTCCAGTAAAGGATATGGACTTATCATCAGAAAGGAAAACCTAAGCTCTTGTGGAGGACCTTTTCGTTctatgggcctcagtttactcatggGTCAAACGGAAGGCAAAGCTCTTGTATCTGGTTATGGTCAAGACACGGCGTGACCTGGGCAACCTCAAGGTTTGGTGAACAGAGAGTTAATCCCAGAGACTTACATCAAGAGCAACAACGTTCAAAGAATTGAGgaaattctttgaattttaatcTAACTCTACTAAAACTGAATGGATATCCTACCTTGATAATCGTGAGGGTATTTAAAGATCTTTGGAAGTTAGAGTCTTAAGACTAGTGCGCTGGGGAATAAACGAGCAGGCTGACAGCCTGGCGGTCACATTAGCTTTCCTTGGCCATTGACTATCGATCTGGAAGGCCCCAGTGATCTTGATCTTGGGTGCTTCAAGCAgccaagttaaaaataatatcGCATCTACATGTTTTCTTGGCTGTCTTCTCCaggaggtggggggctgggatCCCCAAAAAGGATTTTGTAGCACCCGTTTTTGATCCTTGTTCACGAGGCCAGTAGAAGTGGGAACTGTTTGACCTGACCGGCTCACAGCATCAAAGCTTAAGCCTTCCCACTGGGAAAGGACTGTGCCTCCCAGGTGCCCTCACGGGGCTCACCTCACTCTTTGACGGCAGCAAAGCAAAGCAAGCAGCACACGGCCTGGCAAGGACAGGGGCTGGCTCCTGCTAACCTGTTTGAGGCTGGGGGAGGCCCTCATTCCCCCGTGGGACCGCATGTGGCCATTCAGGGCAGGTAGGCTCTTGAACTCCTTCAGGCAGATGGAGCATGTCAGCTTGTTCTTGGCATCAAACTGCTCCCCAAACACTCCTTTGGCTTGGCCACTGCTCCAGGGTAGGGCCAAATGGAGAGGACACACAcgttgaggaaggggaacagtgaTTTACTGCAAAACCTCACACCCCACAACAAACCCATTTTATTCATCCAGTTCTCCCAGGTCCATGGCCCCACTTGTATCACCCCAATACCCTTCAGGGTACTATAcccaatttacagatggaaaactgaggctcaaaatgGGAAAGGGCTTGTTCAAAACCATGTAACAAAATGTCCTTCATTCAAGGCCTTCAGGTGCTAGGTTCTTCCCACCTATGGCTTATTACCCTTCTAGGGTCAGCTTAGGTGTGCTTCCTCCAGAACCTTCTCTTAGAGACATGTGTCTGAGTCCTCTGTTTCAGTTTCCAGACCACACGTTATAGCACTCTATCAGTTCTGGCTAGGTCTTTATTTACCATGCCCatgaggggaggaaagaagtCTGAACTATTTTCACTGCGTCATTCTCAAAGATGAGCTCTATgcgtggcacacagtaggtactcaataaatactcactGACCGAATGAACGGACAGTGCAcagaacatgggctttggagtcaatcCCAGCGTTGCTACTTACTTGATGTGCAACTTTAAGccgagcttcagttttctcatttgcaaagtaATAGTAATAACAGCTAACAGTGGTTGAGGACTCACTCTGTGCTAGGCTCCTGGTAATCATTAATCATGCCCATCCTCACTGGGTTACTTCGTTACAGATCATATAGAATGCCTAGCACACAGGGAGCACTCAAACACAACAGCCGCTATTATTATTCCTATCAACTTCTTTGAGGAATTGACTTTGAATTTGGAAATGAATCATGAGAGACAACCCAGGAAAACCTCCCAGTCTCCTGCAATACCAACAAGCCTCCCTGTACCCATCCTACCTTGACTCAGGGGAACCTGGCTGGGCTCTGCCATCTGGTAGGTGCATCTAATTTTGAGCCATGCAGGACACcgaaagaaagaagcaagaaaaaatgtgtttctgaCGGGAGGAGTCCTTGAGCAGCAGAAACCCCAGCACTGCACTTCCAGGACTCTGCCCACTCTCCGCCTGACACTGACCATGCTCGCAGCTGCTCGTGCCCTCCCTCTTCCACACCTCACACTTCTTTCCCTTGACTGCTCCCTAACTTGAGACCATGGCCCACTCCAGGAACTGCCACCAACCACAAGCCCAGCAGGACTCAACCCCCGACTCGTTCCTTCCGTTCTCCCAATCCACCCACTCTGTGCACAGACAGGCTCCATTCCCGTGAGACACACACAATAGAGAGCAAACAAAATAGCATCACGCCAGGGGACCTCCTGCTGGAATTCTTTTCCAGCCTGACCATGTCATCTTATTCTTATATCACAAAGGCCCTCAGTTACTACTGGGCCTGAGgcccaaacaaaacagaactaagGGGAGTTCATCTCTAGCCATCAACCTCCATCAGAGCCCTCTCTCCATCTAACCTGGTCCTTCTATTCAAGGTCCCCTCCTCCCTTGACCATGCTGTCACATGACTGTAGCACTCGGAACAAGCCAAGGCATGAACAGTACCCAGCACACAGTAGTCTATTTTGTGGTCAGATACATTTGGGAAACAATCGAAGTTTAATAACTGTGGCCTACGGGCTGAACCTGGCCTACAGACGTGTTCTGTTTGGGTACACTGTCGTTACAAGTCCTGAATAAGAATGCCGTTAGATGGGGCATCTGCTCTCCAGGCCACCACAGTTGCCACCACTCCTATTGTCCCATAGCAGGCCATTTTGCTTATTCACTTTACCTGCCTGGATCCTGTGGGCAGCTAAGGTTTTCATTTCTGCACCTACGTGTGTTCTTCTCTTTGGGAGACTCAGAGTGCACATTAGAATGTTAAAGGCACTGAGAAGCCCTGCAGCATTGTGACCTGATTCATTTTAAGAAACCCCAAATTTATCCACAGaacctccccaaccccctcccaggTAACATACATTAAACATTCTATGGAACTCCTGAGTAatactttgagaactgctgtcaTAATGTGCTCTCCCTTGCAAACGGGGAACAATTTCACAGGGCATACCCTGAGGATACAGACCCAAGGGGGACCAGACACTGCCACTGTGTGGTCCCTGACACTTGACTCAAGGCCTTGATCGTCACATGCATCATTTAGGACCTGATGCGATGCTTTAGCCATGCCCTTAGTGAGATTAGAAGCTCTATGGGCAAAAGACTGAGTCAAAATTGATTCTGTATTGCAAGTGCCTGGTATAGACACATGTGCCAAGTGGCTGGCACATGTAAGTTAAcatttatggaatgaataaagAACACAAGGGTCGAAGGGGATGGACAGAGGACTGGACACTGCATATACTCAGCCCTGGTTGGCCCTGTAGCTGAGGTACCAGAAGAAACTTCCATTGTGAGAATACCTGGGGCCACATGGCACTGGGAGACAGCTGCTGGTGCTGAGGCCCCATGTTGTTGAGGTGGATCCCACTGGGGGACAGGAGCGGCCGATGGGGGAGGGCACTGCTGACCCGGTTCAGGTCCGAGCTTGCTGGGTCTCCCATTGCTGTATCAGGAGGCCCCAGGTCCCCGTGGGAGCTCAGCATGGCCTGGGTCTGCCTGTCGCTTGGGTACGTCTTGGGCTGACTGTCCTCACGCTGCTGGTGCTGGGACAGGTGGCTCTGCTGGTAGAGGGGGTGGCTGTAGGGCTGTTGGGGCTCCTGGTAGTAGTACTGGGGCATGGAGCCCAGTTGAATCAGCTGGACAGCGTGCGCCTGCTCTGGGGTGTACTGGTGGGGGTCCCTGTGATAAGAAGGGGGCTGCAGGTGCatctgttgctgctgctgctcttgcaAGTGCTGCATCATGGGTGGGGACTGGTAATACTGAGGTATCTGCATCGAACCCTGccgctgctgcagctgctgctgctgttgttggggctgctgctgctgctgctgctgaggctGTGGTGGGCGAATCTGCTGCTGTTGCATTTCCTGCATGGACATGCGCTGCTGCCCAgcttgctgctgttgctgctgcggGTAATACTGGTGCTGCTGCATCTGTTGCATGTGCTGGGATAGCATCTGTGGGGCCTGCAGTGGCTGTCCTCCCTGCACTGGCATCTGAGCCAGCGGCTGCTGGTAGTCGTAATACAGGTGCCCTTGGCTAGGGTGCTGCCCGACCTGCAGAGCTGGTTTGGACAGTCCACCAGTGAAACCAGGGTGAGGCTGCTGGGGCACCTGCTGGTAGCGAGAAGAGAGAGCTGGTGCTGGGGTCTCCatgggcttctgggacaacagcTGGCGGAGGGCACTGTCAGGGGCTCCATCCATCACTGCTGACTGGGTGTGCAGCACCTGGGCCATATTGTTGACCTGGATCCGCAGGTTTTGGTTGGCAAACACCTGGGTGAAAGAGTCTAGCTTGTGCAGGACACCGCTGGTGAGCTTCTGGGTCCGGATCTCGCTGGCCTGGGAGTAGGTATATTGGTAGCCATCGGGGGGCTCGGCCTGGGCTGGGGCCCCCCACATCATGTTTGAGTTGGTCAGGTTGCCACGTAACTGGACATGATTTCCAGGCCCTGCATGGCTTCCCCATCCTCCCTGCCTTGAGGTATCCACCTGGCCAAGGTTTTTGGAGCCAACAGGCAAGCCTAGGCCATCCCGAGTGTCTTGAGGGAAGTGGGGGGAAATGGGTGATGCCTGAGGGGCCTCCATTCCAGCCCCCGTGACTGTATTCCCATAGTTGTGGTTCAGCCCGCCGT includes these proteins:
- the TRERF1 gene encoding transcriptional-regulating factor 1 isoform X5 is translated as MGDQQLYKTNHVAHGGENLFYQQPPLGIHGGLNHNYGNTVTGAGMEAPQASPISPHFPQDTRDGLGLPVGSKNLGQVDTSRQGGWGSHAGPGNHVQLRGNLTNSNMMWGAPAQAEPPDGYQYTYSQASEIRTQKLTSGVLHKLDSFTQVFANQNLRIQVNNMAQVLHTQSAVMDGAPDSALRQLLSQKPMETPAPALSSRYQQVPQQPHPGFTGGLSKPALQVGQHPSQGHLYYDYQQPLAQMPVQGGQPLQAPQMLSQHMQQMQQHQYYPQQQQQQAGQQRMSMQEMQQQQIRPPQPQQQQQQQPQQQQQQLQQRQGSMQIPQYYQSPPMMQHLQEQQQQQMHLQPPSYHRDPHQYTPEQAHAVQLIQLGSMPQYYYQEPQQPYSHPLYQQSHLSQHQQREDSQPKTYPSDRQTQAMLSSHGDLGPPDTAMGDPASSDLNRVSSALPHRPLLSPSGIHLNNMGPQHQQLSPSAMWPQMHLPDGRAQPGSPESSGQAKGVFGEQFDAKNKLTCSICLKEFKSLPALNGHMRSHGGMRASPSLKQEEGEKAPPPPPQPLQPPPPPPPPPLPPEAESLTPMVMPVSVPVKLLAPKPGSQGFANSVVAAPSARDKPASSMSDDEMPVLVRMTLSPPHSPQGAVPCTPADIPRKHQPGVAKAEEPLKIVPEKKKFRHRPEPLFIPPPPSYNPNPAPSYSGATLYQSQLRSPRVLGDHLLLDPAHELPPYTPPPMLSPVRQGSGLFSNVLISGHGPGAHPQLPLTPLTPTPRVLLCRSNSIDGSNVTVTPGPGEHTIDVEPRINIGLRFQAEIPELQDVSALAQDTHKATLVWKPWPELENHDLQQRVENLLNFCCSSALPGGGTNSEFALHSLFEAKGDVMAALEMLLLRKPVRLKCHPLANYHYAGSDKWTSLERKLFNKALATYSKDFIFVQKMVKSKTVAQCVEYYYTWKKIMRLGRKHRTRLAEIIDDCVTSEEEEELEEEEEDPEEDRKSTREEESEAPKSPEPQPGPVLAPAEGPPLQALGQPSGSFICEMPNCGAVFSSRQALNGHARIHGGTNQVTKARGAVPSGKQKPGSAQSGYCSVKSSPSHSTTSGETDPTTIFPCKECGKVFFKIKSRNAHMKTHRQQEEQQRQKAQKAAFAAEMAATIERTTGPVGAPGLLPLDQLSLIKPIKDVDILDDDVVQQLGGVMEEAEVVDTNLLLDDQDSVLLQGDTEL
- the TRERF1 gene encoding transcriptional-regulating factor 1 isoform X3, whose amino-acid sequence is MGDQQLYKTNHVAHGGENLFYQQPPLGIHGGLNHNYGNTVTGAGMEAPQASPISPHFPQDTRDGLGLPVGSKNLGQVDTSRQGGWGSHAGPGNHVQLRGNLTNSNMMWGAPAQAEPPDGYQYTYSQASEIRTQKLTSGVLHKLDSFTQVFANQNLRIQVNNMAQVLHTQSAVMDGAPDSALRQLLSQKPMETPAPALSSRYQQVPQQPHPGFTGGLSKPALQVGQHPSQGHLYYDYQQPLAQMPVQGGQPLQAPQMLSQHMQQMQQHQYYPQQQQQQAGQQRMSMQEMQQQQIRPPQPQQQQQQQPQQQQQQLQQRQGSMQIPQYYQSPPMMQHLQEQQQQQMHLQPPSYHRDPHQYTPEQAHAVQLIQLGSMPQYYYQEPQQPYSHPLYQQSHLSQHQQREDSQPKTYPSDRQTQAMLSSHGDLGPPDTAMGDPASSDLNRVSSALPHRPLLSPSGIHLNNMGPQHQQLSPSAMWPQMHLPDGRAQPGSPESSGQAKGVFGEQFDAKNKLTCSICLKEFKSLPALNGHMRSHGGMRASPSLKQEEGEKAPPPPPQPLQPPPPPPPPPLPPEAESLTPMVMPVSVPVKLLAPKPGSQGFANSVVAAPSARDKPASSMSDDEMPVLVRMTLSPPHSPQGAVPCTPADIPRKHQPGVAKAEEPLKIVPEKKKFRHRPEPLFIPPPPSYNPNPAPSYSGATLYQSQLRSPRVLGDHLLLDPAHELPPYTPPPMLSPVRQGSGLFSNVLISGHGPGAHPQLPLTPLTPTPRVLLCRSNSIDGSNVTVTPGPGEHTIDVEPRINIGLRFQAEIPELQDVSALAQDTHKATLVWKPWPELENHDLQQRVENLLNFCCSSALPGGGTNSEFALHSLFEAKGDVMAALEMLLLRKPVRLKCHPLANYHYAGSDKWTSLERKLFNKALATYSKDFIFVQKMVKSKTVAQCVEYYYTWKKIMRLGRKHRTRLAEIIDDCVTSEEEEELEEEEEDPEEDRKSTREEESEAPKSPEPQPGPVLAPAEGPPLQALGQPSGSFICEMPNCGADCRCHVTPFLPQVFSSRQALNGHARIHGGTNQVTKARGAVPSGKQKPGSAQSGYCSVKSSPSHSTTSGETDPTTIFPCKECGKVFFKIKSRNAHMKTHRQQEEQQRQKAQKAAFAAEMAATIERTTGPVGAPGLLPLDQLSLIKPIKDVDILDDDVVQQLGGVMEEAEVVDTNLLLDDQDSVLLQGDTEL
- the TRERF1 gene encoding transcriptional-regulating factor 1 isoform X7; the protein is MGDQQLYKTNHVAHGGENLFYQQPPLGIHGGLNHNYGNTVTGAGMEAPQASPISPHFPQDTRDGLGLPVGSKNLGQVDTSRQGGWGSHAGPGNHVQLRGNLTNSNMMWGAPAQAEPPDGYQYTYSQASEIRTQKLTSGVLHKLDSFTQVFANQNLRIQVNNMAQVLHTQSAVMDGAPDSALRQLLSQKPMETPAPALSSRYQQVPQQPHPGFTGGLSKPALQVGQHPSQGHLYYDYQQPLAQMPVQGGQPLQAPQMLSQHMQQMQQHQYYPQQQQQQAGQQRMSMQEMQQQQIRPPQPQQQQQQQPQQQQQQLQQRQGSMQIPQYYQSPPMMQHLQEQQQQQMHLQPPSYHRDPHQYTPEQAHAVQLIQLGSMPQYYYQEPQQPYSHPLYQQSHLSQHQQREDSQPKTYPSDRQTQAMLSSHGDLGPPDTAMGDPASSDLNRVSSALPHRPLLSPSGIHLNNMGPQHQQLSPSAMWPQMHLPDGRAQPGSPESSGQAKGVFGEQFDAKNKLTCSICLKEFKSLPALNGHMRSHGGMRASPSLKQEEGEKAPPPPPQPLQPPPPPPPPPLPPEAESLTPMVMPVSVPVKLLAPKPGSQGFANSVVAAPSARDKPASSMSDDEMPVLVRMTLSPPHSPQGAVPCTPADIPRKHQPGVAKAEEPLKIVPEKKKFRHRPEPLFIPPPPSYNPNPAPSYSGATLYQSQLRSPRVLGDHLLLDPAHELPPYTPPPMLSPVRQGSGLFSNVLISGHGPGAHPQLPLTPLTPTPRVLLCRSNSIDGSNVTVTPGPGEHTIDVEPRINIGLRFQAEIPELQDVSALAQDTHKATLVWKPWPELENHDLQQRVENLLNFCCSSALPGGGTNSEFALHSLFEAKGDVMAALEMLLLRKPVRLKCHPLANYHYAGSDKWTSLERKLFNKALATYSKDFIFVQKMVKSKTVAQCVEYYYTWKKIMRLGRKHRTRLAEIIDDCVDCRCHVTPFLPQVFSSRQALNGHARIHGGTNQVTKARGAVPSGKQKPGSAQSGYCSVKSSPSHSTTSGETDPTTIFPCKECGKVFFKIKSRNAHMKTHRQQEEQQRQKAQKAAFAAEMAATIERTTGPVGAPGLLPLDQLSLIKPIKDVDILDDDVVQQLGGVMEEAEVVDTNLLLDDQDSVLLQGDTEL